Within Macaca nemestrina isolate mMacNem1 chromosome 12, mMacNem.hap1, whole genome shotgun sequence, the genomic segment CCCGTGAAGAGGCTCTGGGCAGGTAAATGACTTGCAAACAGCCTCCCAGCCCatggggcagagccaggatttgaacccagttctTCTACTCCAAGACTAAGGTTCTGTGGCCCAGCTTCCAAGCAGGTGGCAGGCCAGGATGCCCACCTGCACCAAGTCATCTTGGGTGGATAGCCATGGGAACTGGACAGGAATCTGGGTGTGCCTGGGCATGGCACAGGAGGGGGAAAGAGGGAGTGTCAGGAAGAATGCCTGACCTGTGGACATGGCCGGAGACCTTCACACCAACCCTGAGGGAGGACAGACAGAAAGGTCAGTGCTCAGGGTCACAGCATCTTGGGGGCAGAGCTAGGGCTGGAGGTCCTCATGGCctgcaggccccacttccacAGAAGCTGTTGGGCATTAGGGGCTGTTTGAGGGTCTTCCCCTTTAATCCGTGTGCACCTGCAAGGTGCAAACAATGCTTGGGTTCAGAGGAAGCTGGCCTGGCCtggtggggtgtggtgggaaATTTGgactggggtcaagtgatcctcctgtcagGCCAGGCTTAGGGCAGGAGGCCAGGCCACAGACGGGGCTCCCGGTGGAGAGGGTGGATCCTGTCTAATCCGCAAGAGTGAGGGTCAGCCCTTCCTCGGGGCCCAGACTGGCtgaagggaggctgaggccagaggagggGCACAGGAAGGGGAGGGGTCAGCTCACTCTACCCTTCCCTGAACTGAGCCCTGTGAGCCCATTGCCCTTACAATGCCCAGCTTCAgtcttctctttgtctcttctctctgACTGTAGGGCAAAGGAGGAGCCCAACGTCCTGGGTTGGAGTTTGGATGCAGCCCCAGCTGTGTGACCCCGGGGCCAATCCCAATCCATCTCTGAACCCCACCCACTGCAGAGGGCTTCCCCCCACAACATCCAAAGAGTGTCTGTGAGGGGCTGGAGCAGAAACATTGTCTCTCAGATCCAAGACCCTGTTTGGGATGGCACAAGGTGAGCCTGCCTTCCACAGAAATATCCCCCGGGAGCTGCACAGCCTTACTGGGTGGTGTCTACAGGGAGGCGAGAAGGTTGAGTAGAGACTTCGTGTCGGGGGTTTGAGCTACACAGCCTGGGTTCAAAGTCTCATCTCCCGTTTTATCTAGAAGTGCGACTTAATTAACCTCTGTGGTGTAGTAATTGAACTTTCTACGAATTTTCCTATTTAATCTTTGTTACAACCTTCTGAGGAAATGCAGGCACAGAGGAAgccattcattctttcaaaatCATTTGTTCAACCAATGCGGCGACCTACTGAGTGTGACATAGTTCTAGGTGCTGGGGTTCAGCGGGAACCAGATAATTTGCCTAATAGCAGTGGATTTGAAGACCATTCAAGCCTGGTGGCACCAGCAGGCCATGTCCAAGCAGGGCTCAGCCCCACGGAACTCACAATCTAAAAgtgggagacagacaataaacgaATGAATGAGGCCATTTAAAGATGCAGAAAATCAAGTAGAGGAGGGAACGGGATGCGCCGTCCACTTATAGGAGGTGAGGCAGGGCTATGTGAAGGACCGAGGGGCCGCAGGGCTGGGGTGCAGAAACCCCGGCACGGCCCCCTCTCCGCGGAGCCGACTGGGCGGCGGTCCGGACGCACGCTTGTAGGGGCAGCCGCGATTATCGCCTTTATTATTATGAGTCCCGGCCCCCGCACTGCCCAGCTCTTTGCGCCTTAGTTTCCCCCTCTGTGCACACACGGGTCGCGGGGCGCAGAGGAGGCCCCAAACAACTTTGCGCTTCCCGGCCTGGCCGCACAGCGGGGGAGGGGCGGTGCCGGGCGCGGACTCCGTTTCCCACAAGCCCGAGCCCCGCGCCATCTTGCCGGTGGGCGGTGGCTGCCCGGGGTCGGCCGTTCGGGCCGGCCGGGTGCCACCGCTCACCCCCCAGCCCCGGCTTCCTCCGTTGGGGGCGTGGGACCTGCTAGTCAGAGTCTAGGGACCCGGACAGCTCCTGCCCGCCTTCTCCACTCCTACTTTCCCGGGAGCCCAGTCCACGTGTGGGTCCGTGCGGAGCAGCCCGTTTGCCCCTCGCCGGCCGAGGGCTGGAGGACCTGAACATCGGGGACCGCAGCGTCTCCTCACCAGACTCCCTGTCTGCACATGATGTCCACTCCCCTGCATTCTCAGATGGCTCCTATTCTCAGATGGCCTCAATGAGGATAGAATGAGGAAGGGTCCAATGAGGACTAGGGTCCTGGCGTGAGCGCAAATCGTCGTCCTGAGCGCTTAGAACGCCTGGGTTTGGGACTGGAAGGTTGCATTTGGGGGCGATACGGACAGCTAGGCCTCCCCTTGCGAATAGACCCTCCCCTACCCCTGCCCGGGGGCGGAGTAGGGGAGAGGGGCCCGTAGAGGGGCTGGCCCTTTAAGGGGGTGTGGTCGGGGGGCGGAGGAAGAGCTAGACAGAGAAAGCGCTTCGGCGGCGGCAGCTCGGGCGGCGGCCGCGGGGGACAAAGGGCGGGCGGAtcggcggggagggggcggggcgcgGCCAGGCCAGGCCCGGGGGCTCCGCATGCTGCAGCTGCCCCCGggcgcccccgccgccgcccTCGCCGCGGAGCCGCGCGGAGCTGAGCCGGCGAGCTAACCCGAGCCAGCCGGCGGGCGTCCCGGAGGCGGCGGCACAGGGAGGGGCCCAACGCGCGCACGTGGCCCCGGCGGCCGCCATGGCGGACAGCGGCACGGCGGGGGGCGCGGCGTTGGCGGCCCCGGCCCCCGGGCCGGGCAGTGGCGGCCCAGGACCACGCGTCTACTTTCAGAGCCCCCCCGGGGCCGCAGGAGAGGGCCCGGGTGGCGCGGACGATGAGGGCCCAGTGAGGCGCCAAGGGAAGGTCACCGTCAAGTATGACCGCAAGGAACTACGGAAGCGCCTCAACCTAGAGGAGTGGATCCTGGAGCAGCTTACGCGCCTCTACGACTGCCAGGTGTGTTCCCACCCCGCGCCGACACCCCAAAATCGGTCTCGAGCCGGTCCGCCTGGGAGCCCCACTATGAGCTTGCCTGTCACCGGAGTCAAAGGGCGCTCTGCTTCCCTGCgcgctcccctcccctctgcacTCCCTGCCCCCAATATATACTCTTTCTTCCCTGACCTAAGTCACTTCTATCTTCTCCGCTGCCTCGGACCCTGGCCCCCATTATGCCACTCCCCGCGTCCAGCTTAGTGTCCTCCAGAAGCCTCAAGGGGTGGCCTGGGCCTTGGGCAAGAGGCAAGGGGGCTAGTCTGGGCTGGCAGCGGCAGGAGGTCTCACCGCCTGGTGCCCACTGGCTTAGACTGTGGTTACACGGGGCTGGTCTGGTAGGCAACTGGGGCTGGGCTGTTCTGTGGGCTAGCCTGGAGCTCCATCTTGGCGTGCGTGCAGGCTAGCCCGCTTTCTGGGCTCTGCTTCTCCACCCCCATGACTCCCTGGTTGTTCAGACGGTGACTCAGGCCCCGGGGGGCAGGGTGGAGGAGTGGGCTTGCCTGGTGCTGCCTGCCTACCCTAGCCCAGCCCTGGAATGCAGCTGACTACAAACAGGATAGGGGCTTCCTGCggagggtggggcagggtggtgggcacccctccctcACCAAAGCATGGGCTCTTTGTTTCCTCTTTGCCAGGCCTGGGTCCTTCCCAGTGACCCCTCAGCCTTCACTTCCTCCTTGCTCCCGGGGAGCTGTGACAGGtgtttgggggaggggaggggggcatGATAAGCTGGGACAGCTGCACCCACCGGTGCTCTGGTGAGATGGGGGGCCCGGATGTTGGGGAGACACATCTGCTGGGTTCCCAGCCCAAGGTCTCCAGCCCTGGCTGTCTGGCCTTGTCTGGCACCCCCGGTGCCCACTGGCAGGGACAGGAAGCTCCCCCCCCACCCTGCTTTGGGCAGTTTGCCTTGGCACGGGCCTGATCTGTTTTCCTCCTCAGAGCAGCTGCCGTTGTGTCTGCTGGGCAGAGGGCCGGGTTCCTCAGAGGTAGGCAGGGGCCTCAACCCCTCTCTCCAACTCAGGCTCatgtctctccctcctcccccacccccaccccaggaagAGGAGATCCCAGAACTGGAGATTGATGTGGATGAGCTCCTGGACATGGAGAGTGACGATGCCCGGGCTGCCAGGGTCAAGGTGAGGGGGCTGAGGGACAGCGGGTTGCCTGAGGCACTGCCCTAGGAAAGCGAGGCTGTGGAGCCAGGCCCTCAAGCCTCAGCTCCTGCCTCAGCGGAATGGGGCCAATGCCTAGCTGTGAGGTGGTTGTGGCATCTCCTGTGCCTCAGGGTGGCCCCAGTCCCTTGGAAGTCGGTAAAGGTGAGCTCCAGGCCCCCACTCCAGAGGACTCACTTATCCTTCCTCCCCTATCCCCTGCTAGGAGCTGCTGGTTGACTGTTACAAACCCACAGAGGTAAGAGATTTCCCCAgggcgggggtggggtgaggggagccTGGCTCCTGTCATCTAGGGGTTTGGTCTCCTTAATGTTTATCCTCCCACCCAGGCCTTCATCTCTGGCCTGCTGGACAAGATCCGGGGCATGCAGAAGCTGAGCACACCGCAGAAGAAGTGAGGGTCCCCGACCCAGGCGAACGGCGGCTCCCACAGGACAATCGCTGCCCCCTGACCTCGTAGCAACAGCAATACCGGGGGACCCTGCGGCCAGGCCTGGTGCCATGAGCAGGGCTCCTCGTGCCCCTGGCCCAGGGGtctcttcccctgccccctcAGTTTTCCACTTTTGgggttttttattgttattaaactGATGggactttttgtgtttttatattgaCTCTGCAGTGCGGGCCCGTTAATAAAGCTAGGAGATGCCTTTGGTGCAGCTAACAGGCTCGGCTGGTCTCTTAGGGGGCACCCTGCTCTGTGACTTCTGCCAGCTCAGCTTCTCCCCAGGTGACCACAGGCCTTCCTGAGGGCCATGTAGCCATGATGATAGCCCAGTGCTGGCTCCCAgaccaggagctggaagtggcTGGGGAGCTGTGGGGAGCAGTGCTGTTGctgctggcaggcaggaacactCCTTTTTCTCTGGGCAAGGGCCACCATGTCCATTGAGCCTAGATCCCCAAGGCTCCACAGTCAGGAAAAGAGAAGGTGGTGGGGTATGCCAGAGCTGAGGTCTCTGAGTCTCTAAGggcccacaaacacacacagcctTACTCCTTGggcttttaagtttttttgttttttttgttttgttttgtttttggaacaGTCTGGTCCCTGATGGGGGCCTCTCCCCCTACCCCTCCCCAGTCTGGTTACAGCTCAGATCGTCGCTCGATTTTGAGCAGCTCCACCTCGAACACCAGGGTTGCACCACCTGTAGGGGAGAAGGGGAGTCAAAAGGCCAACCAGGGCCACAGGGAGGTGGGCTGGCTGCAGGTGATGGGGGGCGTCAAAAGGTTTACTACCTGGAATCTTTGGGGGAGCTCCCCGCTCTCCATACCCTGTTGAAGATGCACAAAGAAACAGTCAGTGACGGCCAAGCTCCCTTCCAGCTTCGGCAAAGGGAAGGTGTTCTGCCCCTCTCAGCAAGAAGGCCAGAAATGGAGAAGGGTAATGGAGATGGGAAGGGGGTGCCAAAGGCCTGGCAAGGGCAGAGTTGGGCCGCTACAGCTGAGTGCTTCAAGGATCTTGCCCTGTACTCACTGCTAGACAGCCAAACTTGGAGAAGGCGTGTATTGTAATGAATGGATATGGTGAAGACCAATGAAAGGCTGAAGCAGCTTTCACCCTTCCCAGTCACACACCGCAACCTGCTCTGCACCCTCAGGAGGGGCCTCTTACCCAGCTCAGACGGGATCACCAGCTTGCGCTTCTCCCCCTCACACATCCTGCAGGAAGACACATGCTCAGCCCATGGCAGCACCCAGGGCCTCTGTCTTGTATTCTTGGGGCTTGCCTCCCACAGCTTACCTCCTGGGCGGTGGCCATGCACGCCCCCGCTCCCAAGCCCATTCCCCCATGACTCACCCCAGCAGCCCCTGGTCCCAGCCCTTGATGACCTGGCCTGTGCCAAGGGAGAAGACAAAGGGCTGGTTCTGGGGCAGGCTGCTGTCAAACTCTGTCCCATCTTCCAGCTTCCCCTGTGGGACCAGGAGAAGGCCAGTGAGGAAGAGGGGACCACCCCAGATGTCCCCCTCCCTCAGCTGCTTTCCCCATCAAGCTGGCCCCCACAGCACTGGTGGTcagtcctttttgttttttgagatggagtctctgttgccatggctggagtacagtggcatgatcttgcctcactgcagcctctgcctcccgggttcaaccaattctcccacctcagcctccgaagtagctgggattataggcgcctgccaccacccccggctaattttgtattttcagtagaaaaaaTTTCATCATgaggccaagctggtctcaaattcctgacctcaggtgatcacgtgccttggcctcccaaagtgctgggattactggggtgagccactgtgcccaactggTCATAGTTTTTTAAGAGGACAGAGCCTTGGGCAGCTCACAGTATACTGTCACTGCTGGTGCCCACCTGGGCAGTAGGCAAGGGCAAGGCAGAACCATGGAAACTGGCTTAGAGGGGAGAggggacttgtccaaggtcatctACCTGGCTGATGGAGAACCAGACTCCCAAGCACTTTCTGGTCCTCGGAAGCCCCATCCACTTCCAAAAGGCCCGCCCATCCCACTCACCGTGTAGTGCATGTGCAGGACATCCCCTTTACGAGATTTGATGGGACAGTGGTCCACCCGCTTCTTGACCCCGATCTGCAGCTTCCTTTTGCCCTCGGCCCCCGTGGCCGTGGCCACGGCGCTCAGGCAGATGGACAGTACTGTCAGGACCCGGACCCAGCTCAGCCTCATGTTTCTGTGGGCACAGACCCCGACCGACCGACTGAACGTGGGGGAGGGCAGGAAGAATATGGAACACGGGTAGGTAACAGGAGGGTTCCACCACCACTGCATCTTGCTTGCCCCGGGGAATCCCCTTTGTCCCGGGTCACCGCCCTCTCCCCCGGGCTCCGGGGCCACACTTACCAGTTCAGTGAGAAGGGGGCTTGGCCGAGGACCCCAGCAGCGGGGGGAGGGGGTCAGGGGAGGCCACAGCAGCCAGGGCCCCGCCCCTTTGCTCACCCCCataccttccctccctcccgGTCCCCACCTCCGCTCTTCAGTTCCCGCCTGTCCCTTTGCGTAAAGTCCAGACCCTATCTGGCTGCACTGCAGTTGCCCCGACTGGGCGGTCCCACTCACGCCACACCCAGCTGCCCCCGGCCCAGCACACCCACACCTCTGCGGCCGCTGCCGGGGGCCGGCCCCGAGGCACCCACACATCCCCGCTGGGTGGCTCCGAGGAGCCCGGGTCCTCGGGAGATACCCCCCAGCCTGGTCCTGTGCCTCCGCCCGAGGCGCCGCCCCAACTCTGAGCCCTTGGGGGTCTCCGGGGCACCCAGACTGGCCCTGTGTCTTCTGGCCGCCGAGCCCGCTCCACCCACACCACCTCTCCCGGTGGAGTTCTCGGCCTACCGCGTCCCCAAGCCCGGCCACCACGGAGACCACCCCCGCGAGGACGCCCGGGGCCATTACTCGGGCCGGGCTCCTCCCTTGACTCCTTGGCACCGCCCTTCGAAGGACGCGGTGCCGCCCCCGGGCCTGCAGCCCCGCCTTCGACAGAACTAGACCCTTTTTCCGGAGCCGTAGCCACGCCACTCACCGGCTGAAGCCCCGCCCCCAGCGCCTGCGCTCCGTCCCCCTCTGCTTCCGACCCCGAGGCTCCGCCTTTcacctcctccagctcctccttcAAGAGCCAGGCTCCGTCCCCCGACCTTCCTAGCTCCGCCCCCTGCCGCCGGGCTCCGCCTTCCACTGGCACCAGCTCGGAGGTCCCACCCGTCACGGTTCCACGTCCCGCCCCGAGTCCCAGGGCTCCGCCCCGTGCGGCGTGAGAACCCTCCCCCTGCGGCATCTCCGGACAGCTCCGGCCCCCACCCCCAATTTCCTAGTCACCTAGCTCTCGTTGACACTTGGAGCCCGGTCCGCTCCTGCCCGGCCTGATCCAGCCTGCCCTCTTGCACCCCGGCTCCCCCCAGCCCGGGCTGTGGCCCCCGCTCACCTCCTCGCCGCGCCCCCGGAGTCAACCCCGGTGGTGCTGCCGCCTCTGCGCAGGCGCGTCCTTGTCGCTACCAGGCCGGGCCACGCCGCCCTCCCTCATTGGGCCGTGCGAAACCCGCGGCCACACGCCCGCTGGCGCGGGTCTTTCCCTAGCCCCGCCCCCACGACGGCGCTGCTGCGTCACTTCCGGCGGAGTGGTAGTCTGTAAGGTTAGGTGAAAGTGACTTCCGAAAAGGCCGGAGGCACTTCCGGCCGAGGTGATAGTAAGGTCAGGACGGCGTGGGTTCCCGGAGGGGGTCTTGAGGCGCCATTTCAAGTCGCCTCCAGCCTCTCCCACAGCACTCCTGTTTTCCCAGGCCTCATCATAGCCCACAGCCCTCAGTCGCTGTGGAAAGAGCCTGGGCTTCACAGTGACCCTCAGGTTTGAATTACGGGTCGGCTGTGTGCTTGGTGGAATTTGTCATCCAACACAGGCGTGTAACACAGGCTTGATGACACCCAGCCCACGGGATCCCTGCAGGACCGAGATGATGTTCAGTGCCAAGCCCTGGCTTCCAGCCAATGCTCCCACCCACGTCTCTCTCCCAGGAGCCAGGCTTACCTCTACCTGTGCACCTGGGCTGTGACTCATGACTGGAATGATCTGGCTGGGCCTGTTCCCCCACCAGACTTATTTTCAGGCGCCCCAGCAGCCACCAAACATCTGTCAACTGAAGTAATGAACCTGCGGTTGAGAGGCAGCTAAACCTAGGTTGAAGGTTAGGGAGACAGCCGATTTGAGGTCAAATCCCCCGGCCAATTAGCCTTTCTGAGCCTATTTCCTCAATTGTAAAAGGAAGACAATCATGATGCTGACCTCAGAATTAAAGAGGAAGTGAGGAGGTGCATGTGAAGCATTGTGCCTGTCTGGTGGGGCTGACTGGGCTCTGGAGGTGGTAGCTCTTTGGAGCCCGAACCCTCCTCTGCTTCATGCTAATTGACCTATGGCATGTCTAGTGACATCATGACTGAGAAAATGATTTGAAAGTAGTAATCGCTGTCAGGAATTGTCTGCTGGTTCAACCCACTCCTGCTTTAGGCCCACTAAAATCATACCCACATGCTCTGACCCAACACCTCAGAGAAAGCCTCCATTAGGGTGGCTGCCcacccccccctccccccccgtgGCTGCCCAATTGAGTTAACTCTGCCCCGAATGTCCTGCCTCAGCAGGCAAAGCACTGGTGCCCAAGGTTGGCCTTTCATCCACCCCAAACCACTCAGCCCTGGGcactggaggctgcagggagaagggtgggggctgggcttgGGCTGGGATAGACAAGTCAGGAGAATCTCAGGCAGCAACTAGTGAAGGGAGCTGCAGGGTGCGAGGGAGGTGAGGGTGGAGAAAACTGTGTGGGTtgggcgggcgtggtggctcacacctttaatctcagcactttgggaggctgaggcaggtggatcacctgaggtcaggagttccagaccagcctgacccacatggtgaaacccatctctactaaaaatacaaaaattagctgggcgtggtggtgggcgcctgtaatcccaactacttgggagactgaggcaagagaatcgctttaacccaggaggtggaggttgcagtgagtggagatcgcaccattgtactccagcctgggcgacagagtgagactctgtcaaaaaaaaaaaaaaaaaaggaaagaaaaaaaactgtgtgGGTTGGTTTGAGGGGAGCCTGCCGCCCAAACCAGGCCCACCAGCCCCAGACCTTTGGTGCTTCCCTTTCAGGGAAATGGGAGTGAAGTTAAGACAGGGCAGGTACCGGGGCTTTAGATTCAAGCTGCAGGgaacaaaaagcagcagatgCTGAAAGTGCTGCCTGGCAGGAAGAACAagtgttttttttctgttatgtaaAGATAGTCTCAAACTTTTCTGAGACCCGAGGACGCCAACCATAGCAATCTTCTGTTCCCTCTATGTGCACATGTGGAAACTGCTGCTCAGAGAGGCAGGGGTAGTGACAAGCAAGGTCACTCAGCAGATCTGGGTCCTACCCCAGGCTCTTTGGCCACAGAAGGTCGTCTCCTTCCAGAAAAGAACCCCGGTGAAGAGGAGGAGGGCAGGCTGTTGACTGGGCTCTCCCTGACTCCCATGCCTGGCAATAACATGAAAGTAATGAATACCTAATTCTGGCCCTGCCTGGGATCTGCTGTGGAGCCTTAGTCCTCATTTCTTCCATCTGCACGACGAGGGAGCAAGACAAGCTTTAGATTTAGTAATGCAAACCTTCATGCCCAAACCAGCCAGCCTGGACAGTGACAAACAGTGACACAGGCAGGGACAGCTCCTTCCATCTCTTTTATCAGGGTTGGGGGATCACAGTTCTTGTACCAAAGCCCAAATCCTATTATGCAGAGATTTGGGTCTTCTTAGTGAGAGGAGGAAGAGCCAGTTGTAAGATGCTTACTTGCACAGAGTGGTTAGAAACTGAGACAGTACCCCATTCTCCCCTAAGCTGGTATATGACCCCTCTTGCTGCTTCCCAGTCTCCTCTTCCAACTCTGTCCTGTTTGATGATGGCCTCAGGGAGACAAGGGATGGCAGAAGAACCCTCTGAGAGGCCCAGGTCCTGGAGCAGCTTCTGCCTGGGCTGAGGTCTTGGGGGCTTGGCTGTTTTTTACCAGGCTCCTCTTTGTCCCCCCACTGGAATATAGCCTATGAGGCAAGTCACCCCGCTGAGTCTGAAAAGCCATGTGTCACCTTCGCAGCTTCCGGCACCTGAGGAGGGAGGAAGTGATCTGTTCATGCTGGCTGGAGCGCAGCCCCAGCCCTGGACTCACGTGTGCCTCGGGCCCACTAAGATCACAACCTGAGCGTCCTGCCACACCACTCGGCCCTGGGCACTGGAGGCTGCAGGGGGAAGGATGAACCTTCTGTGAAGGCCATCCCCTCCTGACACTCCTCGGGAGCCCCCACTGGCCTGGCCCATATGATGTCACCCCATGGCCTCACTGCAGGAGAGAGGTGGTGAGAAATACATCAGATAAGGGTGTACGAGGGTTCCACTATGTCCTCTCGAAGCCCATAGGTAGGGAGATGTCTACCACAGGGGCTTCTGGGAAGGCCCGAACTGCAAGCTGGAAAAGCTATGTCCCACATTTCTACCCCAGGCAGATGTCACCTCCTCCAAGAGATCTCTGACCTCTGAAAGATGAGGCCAGGTGCCCCTCACCACAGCCCTTGACATCCTCTGCTGGCATCGTCCCTCCTGTATCTGACTCCTGAGTTAGAATGTTGGACTTGCTTACATAGCTCCAGGTGCCAGCAgctgcttggtaaatatttgttcaacACATTCAACAGTTTCCCCTTCCCTGGCCCTCCTCCTACTGGCAGGCTCACCCTGGACCTGCTCCAGGACAGGACCTTGGTGTCTTCCCAAACAAACACCACCCTACAGACACCTCACCTGCAGGTGTCTGGGTTGAGCTCTAAGCCCCGCCCTTGGCAACGGAGGAAGCTGCGGCGTCGACAGTGGCAGCGGCAGGTCCGGGGGTCAGGGCGCTGGTGGCGCTGGGTGCAGCGTGGGCAGAGGGTCCTGGGGCTGGAGTGGGATGGGTGATGTCAGCTGGGGAGGGTGCTCCGGGGGCAGAGTCCCAGCCCGGAACAGAGCGGGGCTGGGGACGGTGGTGGGGAGTGGCAGCCCTAGGGAGGAGAAGCGACATGTCTGGGGTGGGAAGGAAGAGTCTTCCCTGGAGCTGGGGTCGGGACAGAGAACACAGGCTTGGGAAGCAGAGGAAAAGGGAAAGCGGGGGAcaggtgggaggagaaagaggggcAACAGCTTCCGGACTCACTTGTactccccctgcccccactcAGCTGGAGTCCAAAAGACTCACCTGTCCGGCTTCACAGCACTGTCCTTTTTTTTAGGTCTGAAAAATTAAGAGAGATAGACACAAAGAGGAGGAAGATCAGGAAATCCCAGCatcctactctctctctctctttttgagactgagtttccctattcttgcccaggctggagtgcagtggcatggtctcagctcactgcaacctccgcctcctgggttcaagctattcttttgtctcagcctcccaagtagctcggattacaggcatccgccaccacacccagctaatttttgtttttgtttttgtttttagtagagacggggtttcaccatcttggccaggctggtcttgaactccttacctcagatgatctgcccacctgggcctcccaaagtgctgggattataggtgtgagccactgacccAACCATCCTACTTTGTTGCCCCAGATCCAAGGCCTACCCTTGGCTCTACTCTTAGGAACCTGGTCCCCAGTTCTGTGGACCACCATACCCAGCACCCCCCCAGCCTGGCCTCTGTAAGCTCAGAATTTGGGCCTGGCTGGCACCTGCATTCACACTGGCTGTGTTCTTCCAGGGACATCTCCCCCAGCTGACTGCTCGGGTACCGGATCATGAGGATCTGTGCTCAGGAGAAGAACAGGGGGGacagtgagggagagagagaaaggggatgCTCTAAGGCTGGAGGGAGAAAAGCTCACCCAACAGCCAGGAGGCTGGCCACCAGCCCTCCCCCCAACCCTACctcctgtgcctcagtctccaggcTGCCCCAGCCCCAGAGCCAGCCAGCATCCACCCTGCCCACTGCCCCACCTGCCCAGTACCTGCATCCCCTGCCCGCTGCCCCACCTGCCCAGTGCCTGCATCCCCTGCCCGCTGCCCCACCTGCCCAGTGCCTGCATCCCCTGCCCGCTGCCCCACCTGCCCAGTGCCTGCATCCCCTGCCCACTGCCCCATATGCCCAGTACCTGCATCCGGACTTGGTGCTGCCCAGTGGGCACACACTCCAGGCCATCATCAGGG encodes:
- the LOC105469508 gene encoding peptidyl-prolyl cis-trans isomerase FKBP2; this translates as MRLSWVRVLTVLSICLSAVATATGAEGKRKLQIGVKKRVDHCPIKSRKGDVLHMHYTGKLEDGTEFDSSLPQNQPFVFSLGTGQVIKGWDQGLLGMCEGEKRKLVIPSELGYGERGAPPKIPGGATLVFEVELLKIERRSEL
- the LOC105469816 gene encoding vascular endothelial growth factor B isoform X2 — protein: MSPLLRRLLLAALLQLAPAQAPVSQPDAPGHQKKVVSWIDVYTRATCQPREVVVPLTVELMGTVAKQLVPSCVTVQRCGGCCPDDGLECVPTGQHQVRMQILMIRYPSSQLGEMSLEEHSQCECRPKKKDSAVKPDSPRTLCPRCTQRHQRPDPRTCRCHCRRRSFLRCQGRGLELNPDTCRCRKLRR
- the LOC105469816 gene encoding vascular endothelial growth factor B isoform X1, producing the protein MSPLLRRLLLAALLQLAPAQAPVSQPDAPGHQKKVVSWIDVYTRATCQPREVVVPLTVELMGTVAKQLVPSCVTVQRCGGCCPDDGLECVPTGQHQVRMQILMIRYPSSQLGEMSLEEHSQCECRPKKKDSAVKPDRAATPHHRPQPRSVPGWDSAPGAPSPADITHPTPAPGPSAHAAPSATSALTPGPAAATVDAAASSVAKGGA
- the LOC139357427 gene encoding acetylcholinesterase, encoding MPQGEGSHAARGGALGLGAGRGTVTGGTSELVPVEGGARRQGAELGRSGDGAWLLKEELEEVKGGASGSEAEGDGAQALGAGLQPVSGVATAPEKGSSSVEGGAAGPGAAPRPSKGGAKESREEPGPSNGPGRPRGGGLRGGRAWGRGRPRTPPGEVVWVERARRPEDTGPVWVPRRPPRAQSWGGASGGGTGPGWGVSPEDPGSSEPPSGDVWVPRGRPPAAAAEVWVCWAGGSWVWREWDRPVGATAVQPDRVWTLRKGTGGN
- the LOC105469510 gene encoding LOW QUALITY PROTEIN: protein phosphatase 1 regulatory subunit 14B (The sequence of the model RefSeq protein was modified relative to this genomic sequence to represent the inferred CDS: deleted 1 base in 1 codon; substituted 1 base at 1 genomic stop codon) encodes the protein MLQLPPGAPAAALAAEPRGAEPASXPEPAGGRPGGGGTGRGPTAHVAPAAAMADSGTAGGAALAAPAPGPGSGGPGPRVYFQSPPGAAGEGPGGADDEGPVRRQGKVTVKYDRKELRKRLNLEEWILEQLTRLYDCQEEEIPELEIDVDELLDMESDDARAARVKELLVDCYKPTEAFISGLLDKIRGMQKLSTPQKK